In the genome of Saprospira sp. CCB-QB6, one region contains:
- a CDS encoding ABC-F family ATP-binding cassette domain-containing protein: MLNLQNIYVQYGDRRLLDQVSFTVREKDRIGLTGRNGAGKSTMLKIIAGHNAPMQGNIAAPKDLTIGFLHQDMLLPKGKTVLEEAMTAFAKAQAMEKRLEEIQQEMEERTDYSSDSYMELIHELSELNDRLALIGGQSLQAEAEKILMGLGFSVNDFDRQTTTFSGGWQMRIELAKILLQRPQLLLLDEPTNHLDIESIIWLEQFLQPYEGAVIVISHDKAFLDKVTQRTIEIELGKVHDYKANYSRYLELREERQAQMQSAFQQQQKEIARKEALVDKFRAKANKAKMAQSLMKELDRMQRIELEDGDSSRMRLQFPPAPRSGERVAIVKGLSKSYGDNLILNEVDLTIIRGERLAFMGKNGEGKSTLVKIMVGQQLPTGGTSELGHNVHLGYYAQNQAEALDPKKTVLETIEQDAPFELRPRLRAILGSFLFRGEDVDKKVSVLSGGERARLAMACLLLHPINLLVLDEPTNHLDMLSKAILKEALLHYDGTLVVVSHDRDFLDGLTDKVIEFDQKKLKTYLGDSEYFLEKRQYGSLRDVSLGKTANSSGSSKKAKPKKDENDPAVKQALKQLKRNIQNAERQLQRLEEEKNKLEKILGDSDKFGTPDYEKALIKHQENQAATEDAMEKWEEAELALEAFWEED, encoded by the coding sequence ATGCTGAACCTTCAGAATATATATGTACAATATGGCGATCGCCGATTGTTGGACCAGGTTTCCTTTACAGTGCGAGAAAAAGACCGCATTGGTCTGACGGGCCGAAATGGAGCGGGCAAATCGACTATGCTTAAGATTATTGCGGGACATAATGCCCCTATGCAAGGCAATATCGCTGCCCCTAAAGACCTAACCATCGGTTTTTTGCACCAAGATATGTTATTGCCTAAGGGCAAAACTGTTTTGGAAGAGGCGATGACCGCCTTTGCCAAGGCGCAGGCCATGGAAAAACGCCTAGAAGAGATTCAGCAAGAGATGGAAGAGCGGACCGACTACAGCAGTGATAGTTATATGGAGCTCATTCATGAATTATCGGAACTAAACGATCGTCTGGCCTTGATTGGCGGCCAAAGTCTACAAGCCGAAGCCGAGAAAATCTTGATGGGTTTGGGCTTTTCGGTCAATGACTTTGATCGACAAACTACGACCTTTAGTGGGGGCTGGCAAATGCGAATCGAGTTGGCCAAAATTCTGTTGCAGCGGCCACAGCTCTTGCTTTTGGATGAGCCGACCAACCACTTGGATATTGAATCTATCATTTGGCTCGAGCAGTTTTTGCAGCCTTATGAAGGGGCCGTGATTGTGATTTCTCACGATAAAGCCTTTTTGGATAAGGTGACGCAACGCACCATTGAGATTGAGTTGGGCAAGGTACATGATTATAAAGCGAATTACTCTCGGTATTTAGAGTTGCGAGAAGAGCGGCAGGCCCAAATGCAGTCGGCTTTTCAGCAGCAGCAAAAAGAAATTGCCCGCAAAGAAGCCCTAGTCGATAAATTTAGAGCCAAGGCCAATAAGGCCAAAATGGCCCAATCGCTCATGAAGGAATTGGACCGTATGCAGCGGATCGAGCTAGAAGATGGCGATAGCAGTCGGATGCGCCTGCAGTTTCCACCAGCGCCTCGTTCTGGCGAAAGAGTGGCCATTGTAAAAGGCCTAAGCAAAAGCTATGGCGATAATTTGATCTTGAATGAGGTTGATTTGACCATCATCCGAGGCGAGCGCCTCGCCTTTATGGGAAAAAATGGAGAGGGGAAATCGACCTTGGTAAAAATAATGGTGGGCCAGCAACTGCCCACGGGCGGAACAAGCGAATTGGGCCATAATGTCCATTTGGGCTATTATGCACAGAATCAGGCCGAAGCCCTAGACCCCAAAAAGACTGTTTTAGAAACCATAGAACAGGATGCTCCCTTTGAGTTGCGTCCCCGCTTACGGGCTATTTTGGGCTCTTTTCTGTTTAGAGGAGAAGATGTAGACAAAAAAGTATCGGTTTTATCGGGAGGAGAACGGGCGCGTCTAGCCATGGCTTGTTTGCTTTTGCATCCCATCAATTTGTTGGTACTGGATGAACCCACCAACCACTTAGATATGCTTTCTAAGGCCATTTTGAAAGAGGCCCTTTTGCATTATGATGGGACCTTGGTGGTGGTTTCTCACGATAGAGACTTTTTGGATGGCTTGACCGATAAAGTCATTGAATTTGACCAAAAGAAGCTTAAAACCTATTTGGGCGACTCGGAATACTTTCTCGAAAAACGCCAATACGGCAGCCTTAGAGATGTTTCTTTGGGCAAAACGGCCAACAGCAGCGGCAGCAGCAAAAAGGCCAAGCCCAAAAAGGATGAAAATGATCCTGCGGTCAAGCAAGCCCTCAAACAACTCAAGAGAAATATTCAGAATGCAGAGCGGCAACTTCAGCGCTTAGAAGAAGAGAAAAATAAATTGGAAAAAATATTGGGGGATAGTGACAAATTTGGAACCCCTGACTATGAAAAAGCTTTGATTAAACACCAAGAGAATCAAGCTGCTACGGAAGATGCCATGGAAAAATGGGAAGAGGCCGAATTGGCGCTAGAAGCTTTTTGGGAGGAGGATTAA